The following are encoded in a window of Gossypium raimondii isolate GPD5lz chromosome 13, ASM2569854v1, whole genome shotgun sequence genomic DNA:
- the LOC105784322 gene encoding alkane hydroxylase MAH1 codes for MDSFIYSILIISILAFIIIRLILFFSSKSCNGVPQKRLLLGMLSLLFPNLDLSVHDRTAEMLERSKGTIHIHQYSWFTGTKVLLTSDPANVCHVLSTNFSNYPKGSKWREHVDVLGDTLFSADFKEWEKERKLVRSLTSYHKFHQATTKIVWDRIQTGLIPVLQHASKLALLVDLQDLFQKLILDIAWMISIGYNPNFLGIEFRKDPFSVALEDACEAAFSRFLMPHSLWKLHRWLGIGKEKKLKHAWETIDRVFADCISKKQEESAKGEDHEEGCNFEGVYCVTGEDKAFRSAATRKGLRDNIVSFIFATQDTTSSVLTWFFYSVAKHPSVEAKIRDEIFKNNPQELNKLVYLHAALCETLRLFPPGPVLSRIAVEPDTLPSGHRINGNTNVVIAVHAMGRMTSIWGDDCHEFKPERWITEQGEIKRVSHYQFPAFSAGPRICLGKKLAFMMMKATAATIIYNYDIEIQVDHPAEPKSSVVFHMKRGLMARINSRGT; via the coding sequence ATGGATTCCTTTATCTACAGTATTCTTATCATCTCAATCCtagcttttattattataagactaatcctctttttttcttctaaatccTGCAATGGAGTCCCTCAGAAGAGGCTATTGCTAGGGATGTTATCGTTATTGTTTCCGAACCTGGACTTAAGCGTTCACGATAGAACTGCTGAAATGCTTGAAAGAAGCAAGGGAACAATACACATCCATCAATATTCATGGTTCACTGGCACCAAAGTCCTGCTCACCAGTGACCCTGCAAACGTCTGCCATGTACTAAGCACTAACTTTTCCAACTACCCCAAGGGGTCGAAATGGAGAGAACACGTAGATGTTCTTGGAGACACCCTTTTCAGTGCCGATTTTAAAGAgtgggagaaagaaagaaaactggTACGTTCTCTCACTAGTTACCACAAATTCCATCAGGCCACCACCAAGATTGTTTGGGACAGAATACAGACAGGGCTCATCCCTGTGCTTCAACATGCTTCGAAACTGGCTCTACTGGTTGACCTCCAAGATTTGTTTCAAAAACTCATCCTTGACATTGCTTGGATGATATCCATCGGCTACAATCCCAACTTTCTGGGGATCGAGTTTCGGAAAGATCCGTTCTCCGTGGCTTTAGAAGATGCATGTGAAGCGGCTTTTTCTCGTTTTCTAATGCCCCATAGTTTGTGGAAGTTACATAGGTGGCTAGGAATtggcaaagaaaagaaactaaaacatGCTTGGGAAACCATTGATCGTGTCTTTGCAGATTGCATATCTAAGAAGCAAGAAGAATCAGCCAAAGGGGAAGATCATGAGGAGGGCTGCAATTTCGAAGGTGTTTACTGCGTTACCGGGGAGGATAAGGCCTTCAGATCAGCTGCTACTCGTAAAGGGTTGAGGGACAACATTGTCAGTTTCATATTTGCCACACAAGACACAACTAGTTCAGTTCTTACATGGTTCTTCTACAGTGTTGCCAAGCATCCATCTGTTGAAGCTAAAATCAgagatgaaatatttaaaaataacccACAAGAACTGAACAAATTGGTGTATCTACATGCAGCATTATGCGAAACATTGAGACTGTTCCCTCCAGGACCAGTGCTGTCAAGAATAGCTGTTGAACCTGACACCCTCCCGAGCGGCCATAGAATCAATGGGAACACGAATGTTGTGATCGCAGTACACGCAATGGGAAGGATGACATCGATATGGGGAGACGATTGTCATGAATTCAAGCCAGAGAGATGGATCACCGAGCAAGGAGAGATTAAACGCGTGTCACATTATCAGTTTCCGGCATTCAGTGCAGGGCCGAGGATTTGTCTAGGGAAGAAGTTAGCATTTATGATGATGAAGGCAACCGCAGCAACGATTATCTATAACTACGATATTGAGATACAGGTGGATCACCCAGCTGAACCCAAGAGTAGCGTTGTCTTCCATATGAAGCGTGGACTGATGGCTAGGATCAACAGTAGAGGAACTTGA